The following are encoded in a window of Myxococcota bacterium genomic DNA:
- a CDS encoding FAD:protein FMN transferase, with protein MLLGHYPFRALGSPCELHLWGESRGEVDAVAEAARALVLRIERKYSRYRDDSVVSEINRSSGDSRGVEVDDETAKLLDYAATAWQHSGGLFDVTSGSLRKVWDFKSGRVPQQDEVADALSRVGWARVRWRRPRIVLPVAGMELDFGGFGKEWAVDAVSDLCRARGVRHGLVDLGGDLRAIGPHPDGRPWLVGIRDPRAPERALASLPLVDHGLATSGDYERCMVVDGVRYTHILDPRTGWPVRGLRSASVIAPQCLVAGTATTIALLKGAPEGERFLDGLGLPSLRVDEDGRVSGSLASRAPGSAPRRTAPSRASRGP; from the coding sequence ATGCTGCTCGGCCACTACCCGTTCCGAGCGCTGGGCAGCCCGTGCGAGCTGCACCTGTGGGGTGAGTCGCGCGGCGAGGTCGACGCCGTGGCCGAGGCGGCCCGGGCGCTGGTGCTGCGCATCGAGCGCAAGTACTCGCGCTACCGCGACGACAGCGTGGTGAGCGAGATCAACCGGAGCTCGGGTGACTCGCGCGGGGTCGAGGTCGACGACGAGACCGCGAAGCTCCTGGACTACGCCGCCACCGCTTGGCAGCACAGCGGCGGGCTGTTCGACGTGACCTCGGGCAGCCTGCGCAAGGTCTGGGACTTCAAGTCGGGCCGCGTGCCGCAGCAGGACGAGGTGGCCGACGCGCTCTCGCGCGTGGGCTGGGCGCGCGTGCGCTGGCGCCGGCCGCGCATCGTGCTGCCGGTCGCGGGCATGGAGCTCGACTTCGGCGGCTTCGGCAAGGAGTGGGCAGTCGACGCCGTCAGCGATCTGTGTCGCGCGCGCGGCGTGCGCCATGGCCTGGTCGACCTGGGCGGCGACCTGCGCGCGATCGGCCCGCACCCCGACGGCCGCCCCTGGCTCGTGGGCATCCGCGACCCGCGCGCGCCGGAGCGCGCGCTCGCCAGCCTGCCGCTCGTAGACCACGGGCTGGCCACCAGCGGCGACTACGAGCGCTGCATGGTGGTCGACGGCGTGCGCTACACGCACATCCTCGACCCGCGCACCGGCTGGCCCGTGCGCGGCCTGCGCAGCGCGAGCGTGATCGCTCCGCAGTGTCTCGTGGCGGGCACGGCCACGACCATCGCGCTGCTAAAGGGCGCGCCCGAAGGCGAACGCTTCCTCGATGGCCTCGGCCTGCCGAGCCTGCGCGTGGACGAGGACGGGCGAGTCAGCGGGTCCCTGGCTTCCCGAGCTCCGGGCAGTGCACCCCGGCGCACTGCTCCTTCACGCGCTTCGCGAGGTCCGTGA
- a CDS encoding thioredoxin family protein, with protein MGAPVTRLWLLAAAWALSAPLGARAEPPIPVPPAAVAVSGSDDVKPRVEVRLLIDATPAPGRLARVGALFHMDPGWHVYWRNPGDSGLATRVRWQVDGAELGPLAWPAPEVFRDEELAQSSYGYTDSVLLASDLVRLAPPGGPRAVRVETDFLVCKDQCIPGRVSLSRDLDRALAGSGSPELARRTHALFERFAARVPRPAAALGVAVGVNDVQLAARAGEPVSARLTVHPCGTSDSGVECGVESAAFIPEASEGLAFSDTTSGPATPGARAFTLAVLGKSLADRLPDARVAGVLELRESGGGARFVQLDLPLAASDSAAGASHSLGYAFALALLGGLILNGMPCVLPVLALKVFALADIGRQSRRETVAHAAGYFAGIELTMLALAGVVLALRSAGTYVGWGFQFQEPRFTLAITLLLVGFALNLFGVFEIGSPSSLAHVGQNATGVGRSFFDGLLAVVLATPCTAPFLGTAVGFAFAGSGVTIAAIFLAIGFGLAAPVCLVALAPVTARFMPRSGPWMGTLRTGLGFALLASALWTVSIFGRTAGADALAGALGLCLALALACWLYGLQQASDRAGRGLALAAGVAALALFVGRPVFRAQAAAPDPSRSESAAGWRAFDRQAIAAELREGRPVFVDFTAAWCLTCALNEHTVIRDARVQAELARGGFALFKADWTLRDEGIRQELARFGRAGVPMYLVYRPESPAAPRVLSELLTIDALLEALQPGDARGA; from the coding sequence ATGGGAGCACCCGTCACTCGCCTGTGGCTGCTCGCCGCCGCCTGGGCGCTCTCTGCGCCGCTGGGCGCGCGCGCCGAGCCGCCGATCCCCGTGCCGCCCGCCGCGGTCGCCGTCTCCGGCTCCGACGACGTGAAGCCGCGCGTCGAGGTGCGGCTCTTGATCGACGCCACGCCCGCCCCGGGGCGGCTGGCGCGCGTGGGCGCGCTGTTCCACATGGACCCCGGCTGGCACGTGTACTGGCGCAACCCCGGAGACTCGGGCCTGGCCACGCGCGTGCGCTGGCAGGTGGATGGCGCCGAGCTCGGGCCGCTGGCCTGGCCCGCGCCCGAAGTGTTCCGCGACGAGGAGCTCGCCCAGTCGAGCTACGGCTACACCGACTCGGTGCTCCTGGCGAGTGACCTGGTGCGGCTCGCGCCCCCGGGCGGGCCGCGCGCCGTGCGGGTCGAGACCGACTTCCTCGTCTGCAAGGACCAGTGCATTCCCGGCCGCGTCTCGCTCTCGCGCGACCTCGACCGCGCGCTGGCGGGCTCCGGCTCGCCCGAGCTGGCGCGGCGCACGCACGCGCTGTTCGAGCGCTTCGCCGCGCGCGTGCCCCGGCCCGCGGCGGCGCTGGGCGTGGCGGTGGGTGTGAACGACGTGCAGCTGGCGGCGCGCGCGGGCGAGCCCGTGTCGGCGCGGCTCACGGTGCACCCGTGCGGCACGAGTGACTCGGGCGTCGAGTGCGGCGTGGAGTCGGCGGCGTTCATTCCCGAGGCCAGCGAGGGGCTCGCGTTCTCGGACACGACCAGCGGGCCAGCCACGCCCGGCGCGCGCGCGTTCACGCTCGCGGTCCTGGGCAAGTCACTCGCCGACCGGCTGCCCGACGCGCGCGTCGCGGGCGTGCTCGAGCTGCGCGAGAGTGGCGGCGGCGCGCGCTTCGTGCAGCTCGACCTGCCGCTCGCGGCCAGTGACTCGGCGGCTGGGGCATCGCACTCGCTCGGCTACGCGTTCGCGCTCGCGCTGCTCGGCGGGCTGATCCTGAACGGCATGCCGTGCGTGCTGCCGGTGCTGGCGCTCAAGGTGTTCGCGCTGGCCGACATCGGCCGGCAGAGCCGCCGCGAGACCGTCGCGCACGCGGCGGGCTACTTCGCGGGCATCGAGCTCACCATGCTGGCGCTCGCCGGCGTGGTGCTGGCGCTGCGCTCCGCGGGCACCTACGTGGGCTGGGGCTTCCAGTTCCAGGAGCCGCGCTTCACGCTGGCCATCACGCTGCTCCTGGTCGGCTTCGCGCTCAACCTGTTCGGCGTGTTCGAGATCGGCTCGCCGTCGTCGCTCGCCCACGTGGGTCAGAACGCGACCGGCGTGGGCCGGAGCTTCTTCGACGGGCTGCTGGCCGTGGTGCTGGCCACGCCGTGCACGGCGCCGTTCCTGGGCACGGCCGTGGGCTTCGCGTTCGCGGGCTCGGGAGTCACGATCGCGGCCATCTTCCTGGCGATCGGCTTCGGTCTGGCGGCGCCGGTGTGTCTGGTGGCGCTCGCGCCGGTGACTGCGCGCTTCATGCCGCGCTCGGGCCCGTGGATGGGCACGCTGCGCACGGGGCTGGGCTTCGCGCTGCTGGCGAGCGCGCTCTGGACGGTCTCGATCTTCGGCCGCACGGCGGGCGCCGATGCGCTCGCGGGCGCGCTCGGCCTGTGTCTCGCGCTCGCGCTCGCGTGCTGGCTCTACGGGCTGCAGCAAGCGTCGGACCGCGCGGGCCGCGGGCTCGCGCTCGCCGCCGGGGTCGCCGCGCTCGCGCTGTTCGTCGGGCGCCCGGTCTTCCGCGCGCAGGCCGCCGCGCCCGACCCGAGTCGCTCGGAGTCGGCTGCGGGCTGGCGCGCCTTCGACCGGCAGGCGATCGCCGCCGAGCTGCGCGAGGGCCGGCCGGTGTTCGTGGATTTCACAGCGGCCTGGTGTCTCACCTGCGCGCTGAACGAGCACACGGTGATCCGCGACGCGCGCGTGCAGGCCGAGCTGGCGCGCGGCGGCTTCGCGCTGTTCAAGGCCGACTGGACCCTGCGCGACGAAGGCATCCGCCAGGAGCTGGCGCGCTTCGGGCGCGCCGGCGTGCCCATGTATCTCGTCTACCGGCCCGAGTCACCCGCGGCGCCGCGCGTGCTCTCGGAGCTGCTCACGATCGACGCGCTGCTCGAGGCGCTGCAGCCCGGAGACGCCCGCGGTGCGTGA
- a CDS encoding DUF4266 domain-containing protein, which translates to MKRLTRAALLGLCLVSQSGCASLGWQWDKWWSDVKLPDFPAFDEYTESPKSYVTIALEHDFLVRVKPWERAVLARHDMAWDPDALEAARRNHTFFSKEASMPGGSAGGGGCGCN; encoded by the coding sequence ATGAAGAGACTCACTCGCGCCGCACTGCTGGGGCTGTGTCTCGTGTCGCAGAGCGGCTGCGCGAGCCTGGGCTGGCAGTGGGACAAGTGGTGGTCCGACGTGAAGCTCCCGGACTTCCCGGCCTTCGACGAATACACGGAGAGCCCCAAGAGCTACGTGACGATCGCGCTCGAGCACGACTTCTTGGTGCGCGTGAAGCCCTGGGAGCGCGCGGTCCTGGCGCGCCACGACATGGCCTGGGATCCGGACGCGCTCGAGGCGGCGCGGCGCAATCACACGTTCTTCAGCAAGGAAGCCTCGATGCCCGGCGGCAGCGCCGGCGGCGGGGGCTGCGGCTGCAACTAG
- a CDS encoding VOC family protein, protein MWRGIAPQLPVADVARSQAWYRDVLGLEIAWTRGESFGAMRGRGVELFLARSDAPRASATCCVLVDDADFAYALCRERNADIEEPIASTPWGTREFSLRDPDGHLLRIGHSTRR, encoded by the coding sequence ATGTGGAGGGGGATCGCGCCTCAGCTGCCGGTGGCCGACGTGGCCCGCTCGCAGGCGTGGTACCGCGACGTGCTGGGGCTGGAGATCGCCTGGACGCGCGGCGAGAGCTTCGGCGCCATGCGCGGCCGCGGCGTCGAGCTCTTTCTCGCGCGCTCGGACGCGCCGCGCGCCTCCGCCACCTGCTGCGTGCTGGTCGACGACGCCGACTTCGCCTACGCGCTGTGCCGCGAGCGCAACGCCGACATCGAGGAGCCGATCGCGTCGACGCCCTGGGGCACGCGCGAGTTCTCGCTGCGCGACCCCGACGGCCACCTGCTGCGCATCGGACACTCGACCCGGCGCTAG
- a CDS encoding TlpA disulfide reductase family protein, protein MCKNRGLVRALLLSAALLAFGLAPGAARAVEAGQTAPSFSAHALEGDSTLSLSAYKGKVVFLDFWASWCGPCQSAMPVIESLRNEFPADQFQVLAINVDQDPSKAKAFLERRKVGYPSVSDPEGRLPATYGLKTMPTSYLIDRNGVVRYVHAGFRASDVEGLRNEIRALLGSPALPASPEAKR, encoded by the coding sequence ATGTGCAAGAACCGAGGACTCGTCCGCGCGCTGTTGCTTTCCGCCGCCCTGCTGGCGTTCGGGCTCGCGCCCGGCGCGGCGCGGGCCGTCGAGGCCGGGCAGACCGCCCCGTCCTTCTCGGCGCACGCCCTGGAGGGTGACTCGACCCTGAGTCTCTCCGCCTACAAGGGCAAGGTGGTGTTCCTCGACTTCTGGGCCTCGTGGTGCGGGCCGTGCCAGAGCGCGATGCCGGTGATCGAATCACTGCGCAACGAGTTCCCCGCGGACCAGTTCCAGGTGCTGGCGATCAACGTCGACCAGGACCCGAGCAAGGCCAAGGCCTTCCTCGAGCGGCGCAAGGTCGGCTACCCGAGCGTCTCGGACCCCGAGGGCCGGCTGCCCGCGACCTACGGGCTCAAGACCATGCCGACCTCCTATCTGATCGACCGCAACGGCGTCGTTCGTTACGTGCACGCCGGCTTCCGCGCCAGCGACGTCGAGGGCCTGCGCAACGAGATCCGCGCGCTGCTGGGCTCGCCCGCGCTGCCGGCTTCGCCCGAGGCCAAGCGATGA
- a CDS encoding LamG domain-containing protein has translation MTTRKAVILTALALALVAAGCGGGGGSGDGRSIGAAPTNANEGGSGTGGAGVGIGVPGGGGAAGEAAFEAGVYVLTRKYCVQCHAGSGPGFPHIAHPDPETAFRAVVDNQKVQLLNPGRSRLVRRLADDKHFCWSNCDSNAADMQAAIQAWADAVVSTTPPDPNDPNAVTPQGVVTSEGRTFLNATRMDSGRFQGGMIAHWKFEEGTGTIASDSATVGPTMNLTLSGDYAWQSGGGVAFTKGAAMADPNDAVKIYNEIASGSGSQEYSIEAWVIPANTTQGTVDAPARILSYGGGGDKHNVMLGQAMYQYVARNRSKSMKVDANGMPQFATNPDDQDLQANLQHAVLTYDQTHGRRMYVNGVFTDDADATGADLLVNWNPTYNFSIGSETNGSRRWAGVVKSVAIFKAALTDAQIMQNYLAGASQKFTLRFGLDTALGNGSWIQFQVSEFDAYSYLFCAPLLNAQGKSNFSVQTIRIAVNGVAPVASQSFRTLNIPITSGGQTQLSNQCQVVPKDLGADQDTFFVFFDTLGSNSLPIADLGPNPPPAPGPATPFPGIGVRDFAEINDTMSKLTGVTQSNTTVRGTFGDVITQLPVGNDPFSFVSAQQVGIARLSLDYCDQMVETPALRNAMFPGFDFTATADVAFNSQAKRDLIIDPLVDKMFGTGLNDQPAQTDVRPVLNTLFDQLTAGCTAATCPAGTTRNVVKGVCSAVLSSGAMLIN, from the coding sequence ATGACCACGCGAAAAGCAGTCATTCTCACGGCGCTGGCCCTCGCCCTCGTGGCGGCGGGCTGCGGCGGTGGCGGCGGAAGCGGCGACGGCCGCTCGATCGGTGCGGCCCCGACCAACGCGAACGAAGGCGGCAGCGGCACCGGCGGCGCCGGCGTCGGCATCGGCGTGCCCGGCGGCGGCGGCGCCGCGGGCGAGGCCGCGTTCGAGGCCGGTGTCTACGTACTGACTCGCAAGTACTGCGTGCAGTGTCACGCGGGCTCGGGCCCGGGCTTCCCGCACATCGCCCACCCCGACCCGGAGACTGCGTTCCGCGCGGTGGTCGACAACCAGAAGGTGCAGCTGCTCAACCCGGGCCGTTCGCGCCTCGTGCGCCGGCTCGCGGACGACAAGCACTTCTGCTGGAGCAACTGCGACTCGAACGCGGCCGACATGCAGGCCGCGATCCAGGCCTGGGCCGACGCGGTGGTCAGCACGACCCCGCCCGACCCGAACGACCCGAACGCCGTGACTCCGCAGGGCGTGGTCACCAGCGAAGGCCGCACCTTCCTGAACGCCACGCGCATGGACAGCGGGCGCTTCCAGGGCGGCATGATCGCGCACTGGAAGTTCGAGGAAGGCACCGGGACGATCGCCTCGGACAGCGCGACGGTGGGCCCGACCATGAACCTGACCCTGTCGGGTGACTACGCCTGGCAGTCCGGCGGCGGCGTGGCGTTCACCAAGGGCGCCGCGATGGCCGATCCGAACGACGCGGTGAAGATCTACAACGAGATCGCCTCGGGCAGCGGCTCGCAGGAGTACTCGATCGAGGCCTGGGTGATTCCGGCGAACACCACGCAGGGCACGGTCGACGCGCCCGCGCGCATCCTGAGCTATGGCGGCGGCGGCGACAAGCACAACGTCATGCTGGGCCAGGCGATGTATCAGTACGTGGCGCGCAACCGCTCCAAGTCGATGAAGGTCGACGCGAACGGCATGCCGCAGTTCGCGACCAACCCCGACGACCAGGACCTGCAGGCCAACCTGCAGCACGCCGTGCTGACTTACGACCAGACGCACGGCCGGCGCATGTACGTGAACGGCGTCTTCACCGACGACGCCGACGCCACGGGCGCCGACCTGCTCGTCAACTGGAACCCGACTTACAACTTCTCGATCGGCAGCGAGACCAACGGCTCGCGCCGCTGGGCGGGCGTGGTCAAGTCCGTGGCGATCTTCAAGGCCGCGCTGACCGACGCGCAGATCATGCAGAACTACCTCGCGGGCGCGAGTCAGAAGTTCACGCTGCGCTTCGGCCTGGACACGGCGCTGGGCAACGGCTCCTGGATCCAGTTCCAGGTGAGTGAGTTCGACGCGTACAGCTACCTGTTCTGCGCGCCGCTGCTCAACGCCCAGGGCAAGAGCAATTTCTCGGTGCAGACCATCCGCATCGCAGTGAACGGCGTCGCGCCGGTCGCCAGCCAGAGCTTCCGCACCCTGAACATCCCGATCACGAGCGGCGGTCAGACGCAGCTTTCGAACCAGTGCCAGGTCGTGCCCAAGGACCTGGGCGCCGACCAGGACACGTTCTTCGTGTTCTTCGACACGCTGGGCTCGAACAGCCTGCCGATCGCGGACCTCGGTCCGAACCCGCCGCCGGCTCCGGGTCCGGCGACGCCCTTCCCGGGCATCGGCGTGCGCGACTTCGCCGAGATCAACGACACCATGTCGAAGCTCACCGGCGTGACTCAGTCGAACACGACCGTGCGCGGCACCTTCGGCGACGTGATCACGCAGCTGCCGGTCGGCAACGACCCGTTCAGCTTCGTGTCCGCGCAGCAGGTCGGCATCGCACGCCTGTCACTCGACTATTGCGACCAGATGGTCGAGACGCCGGCGCTGCGCAACGCGATGTTCCCCGGCTTCGACTTCACGGCGACCGCGGACGTGGCGTTCAACTCGCAGGCCAAGCGCGACCTGATCATCGACCCGCTGGTCGACAAGATGTTCGGCACGGGCCTGAACGATCAGCCGGCGCAGACCGACGTGCGGCCGGTGCTGAACACGCTGTTCGATCAGCTCACGGCTGGCTGCACGGCGGCGACCTGCCCGGCGGGCACGACGCGCAACGTCGTCAAAGGCGTGTGCTCGGCGGTGCTGTCCAGCGGCGCCATGCTGATCAACTGA
- a CDS encoding type II secretion system protein N: MRDSLARAALVAVLSLAALDGARAAESRSGARLLGTIVSSDPRSSQAVISVGGSQQVVRIGMDVAGAEVVEIQPEAVVLRRRGQNETLTLASVSVGAVGGGGSLPAAPAPAAYGPNPPASAPGGRPGAGIPSRPSARAASGASARRGAASAPGSKPSERDQARSNDQVLADLAAQARFAPVMDNDGKLRGVAVMNIMPDSMIERLGLQSDDVVVAIQGTPIDSSGRAMNVARGLTFSQPVKLDIERHGMPTVVIVQPGSLQRP, translated from the coding sequence GTGCGTGACTCGCTGGCGCGGGCGGCGCTCGTGGCCGTGCTCTCGCTCGCGGCACTCGACGGCGCGCGCGCGGCCGAATCGCGTTCCGGCGCGCGCCTGCTCGGCACGATCGTCTCGAGCGACCCGCGCAGCTCGCAGGCCGTGATCAGCGTCGGCGGCAGCCAGCAGGTGGTGCGCATCGGCATGGACGTGGCCGGCGCCGAGGTGGTCGAGATCCAGCCCGAGGCGGTCGTGCTGCGCCGCCGCGGGCAGAACGAGACACTCACCCTGGCCAGTGTCTCGGTCGGCGCGGTCGGCGGCGGGGGCAGCCTGCCCGCGGCGCCCGCGCCCGCCGCCTACGGCCCCAATCCGCCGGCCAGCGCCCCGGGCGGACGCCCCGGCGCCGGAATCCCGAGCCGGCCCTCGGCCCGCGCCGCCAGCGGCGCTTCGGCGCGCCGCGGCGCCGCCAGCGCGCCCGGCTCCAAGCCGAGCGAGCGCGACCAGGCTCGGAGCAACGACCAGGTGCTCGCCGACCTGGCGGCTCAGGCGCGCTTCGCGCCGGTGATGGACAACGACGGCAAGCTGCGCGGCGTGGCGGTCATGAACATCATGCCCGACAGCATGATCGAGAGACTCGGCCTGCAGAGCGACGACGTGGTCGTGGCGATCCAGGGCACGCCGATCGACTCCAGCGGCCGCGCGATGAACGTGGCGCGCGGGCTGACCTTCAGCCAGCCGGTGAAGCTCGACATCGAACGCCATGGCATGCCCACCGTGGTCATCGTGCAGCCCGGGTCACTCCAGCGACCCTGA
- a CDS encoding DUF3570 domain-containing protein translates to MRRSRRESRRERAALRALTSSALALLGAAGKASADTAIDHYETSYSFSTYSEDKLESSKTIPGGERKRYDIQTQQASLAAPITEWLDMSMLVTHETMTGASPWYTTPDAAGSPIQIMSGATIQDTRNDLSLHGNYYTDEGRLGFGGGYSKENDYTALSFNTDGELHFNEKNTTLSGGLGSSFDTIQPTDADKYPTRPDYKSKQSYSGFVGLSQVFDRRSILEGSFTYNYNRGYLSDPYKQVFQIGGVQNYGDFRPDSRHQFAFLARFNRHLEETESTIHLSYQYYIDTWGISSHTGELDWYQSFGDSLQIAPHVRYYSQSKSDFYVPYLKFGQKAPENMSSDYRLSAYGALSFGVKAEYLFHTPWFRDIEWRGNVSVERYLSSGDFSLTSVSVAAPGLVSFTVFSVGIDAKF, encoded by the coding sequence ATGAGACGCTCTCGCAGGGAGAGCCGCCGGGAACGCGCGGCGCTGCGCGCGCTGACCTCGAGCGCGCTCGCGCTGCTCGGCGCGGCCGGCAAGGCCTCGGCCGACACGGCCATCGACCACTACGAGACCTCTTACAGCTTCTCGACCTACTCCGAGGACAAGCTCGAGAGCTCGAAGACCATCCCCGGCGGCGAGCGCAAGCGCTACGACATCCAGACCCAGCAGGCCTCGCTCGCCGCGCCGATCACCGAGTGGCTCGACATGTCGATGCTGGTCACGCACGAGACCATGACCGGCGCGAGCCCCTGGTACACCACGCCCGACGCGGCCGGCTCACCGATCCAGATCATGTCGGGCGCGACCATCCAGGACACGCGCAACGACCTCTCGCTGCACGGCAACTACTACACCGACGAGGGCCGCCTGGGCTTCGGCGGCGGCTACTCGAAGGAGAACGACTACACGGCGCTCTCCTTCAACACCGATGGCGAGCTGCACTTCAACGAGAAGAACACCACGCTGTCCGGCGGCCTGGGCTCGTCGTTCGACACCATCCAGCCCACCGACGCCGACAAGTACCCGACGCGCCCCGACTACAAGTCGAAGCAGAGTTACTCGGGCTTCGTGGGCCTGTCGCAGGTCTTCGACCGGCGCTCGATCCTGGAAGGCAGCTTCACCTACAACTACAACCGCGGCTATCTCTCGGACCCGTACAAGCAGGTGTTCCAGATCGGCGGCGTGCAGAACTACGGCGACTTCCGGCCGGACTCGCGCCACCAGTTCGCCTTCCTCGCGCGCTTCAACCGGCACCTCGAGGAGACCGAGTCGACGATCCACCTGTCGTACCAGTACTACATCGACACCTGGGGGATCTCGTCGCACACCGGCGAGCTCGACTGGTACCAGAGCTTCGGTGACTCGCTGCAGATCGCGCCGCACGTCCGCTACTACTCGCAGAGCAAGTCGGACTTCTACGTGCCGTACCTGAAGTTCGGGCAGAAGGCGCCGGAGAACATGTCGAGCGACTACCGGCTGTCGGCGTACGGCGCGCTGTCGTTCGGCGTCAAGGCCGAGTATCTGTTCCACACGCCCTGGTTCCGCGACATCGAGTGGCGCGGGAACGTCTCGGTCGAGCGCTACCTGTCGAGCGGAGACTTCTCGCTCACCAGCGTGTCGGTGGCCGCGCCGGGCCTGGTCAGCTTCACCGTCTTCAGCGTCGGAATAGACGCCAAGTTCTAG
- a CDS encoding aminopeptidase P N-terminal domain-containing protein, giving the protein MPSFDPISRGELSDRRRRFQSQLGEGVALVAGARPRMRSHDTDYPFRQDSDLWYLTGWEQPEAVAVFTQSRFTLFVQPRDPLLETWNGRRPGTEGAVSRFGADESFPIAELATRLAGLLENRPRLWHSFGRDRALDDLVVAALADVRARARRGVTAPGEVLSPHDAIHDMRLRKSAGELEIMRGASAISAEAHHCAAHLCRPGVREYELEAELLRAFRRGGGAGPAYNPIVGAGDNATILHYVENRDALEAGQLVLIDAGVELQGYASDVTRTYPVGGRFTGVARDVYQAVLDAQSAAFRAVLPGVTLPEIHAAALRQLVLGLIALGALSGDVDELIKTEAYRPFYMHSTGHLLGLDVHDVGSYYVDGKPRPLEPGMCFTIEPGLYFSSTEPKSPPHLRGIGVRIEDDVVITPTGHENLTAAIPKEIADVEAWMRS; this is encoded by the coding sequence GTGCCCAGCTTCGACCCGATCTCGCGCGGCGAGCTCAGCGACCGCCGGCGCCGCTTCCAGAGTCAGCTCGGCGAAGGCGTCGCGCTGGTCGCCGGCGCGCGCCCGCGCATGCGCTCGCACGACACGGACTACCCCTTCCGTCAGGACTCCGATCTCTGGTATCTGACCGGCTGGGAGCAGCCCGAGGCGGTCGCGGTGTTCACGCAGAGCCGCTTCACGCTGTTCGTGCAGCCGCGCGATCCGCTGCTCGAGACCTGGAACGGGCGCCGTCCCGGCACCGAGGGCGCGGTGAGCCGCTTCGGCGCCGACGAGTCATTCCCGATCGCGGAGCTCGCGACGCGCCTCGCCGGGCTGCTCGAGAACCGGCCGCGCCTCTGGCACAGCTTCGGCCGCGACCGGGCGCTCGACGACCTGGTGGTCGCGGCGCTGGCCGACGTGCGCGCGCGGGCGCGCCGCGGAGTCACTGCGCCGGGCGAGGTTCTCTCGCCCCACGACGCGATCCACGACATGCGCCTGCGCAAGTCGGCGGGCGAGCTCGAGATCATGCGCGGCGCGTCGGCGATCTCGGCCGAGGCGCACCACTGCGCCGCGCACCTGTGCCGCCCCGGCGTGCGCGAGTACGAGCTCGAGGCCGAGCTCCTGCGCGCCTTCCGGCGCGGCGGCGGCGCGGGCCCGGCCTACAACCCGATCGTCGGCGCGGGCGACAACGCCACCATCCTGCACTACGTGGAGAACCGCGACGCGCTCGAGGCCGGCCAGCTCGTGCTGATCGACGCCGGCGTCGAGCTGCAGGGCTACGCGTCGGACGTGACTCGCACCTACCCCGTGGGCGGCCGTTTCACGGGGGTGGCGCGCGACGTGTACCAGGCGGTGCTCGACGCGCAGAGCGCGGCGTTCCGCGCGGTGCTGCCGGGAGTCACTCTGCCCGAGATCCACGCCGCCGCGCTGCGCCAGCTCGTGCTGGGCCTGATCGCGCTGGGCGCGCTCTCGGGCGACGTCGACGAGCTGATCAAGACCGAGGCGTACCGGCCCTTCTACATGCACTCGACCGGCCACCTGCTCGGACTCGACGTGCACGACGTCGGCAGCTACTACGTCGACGGCAAGCCGCGGCCGCTCGAGCCGGGCATGTGCTTCACGATCGAGCCCGGGCTGTATTTCAGCTCGACCGAGCCCAAGTCCCCCCCGCACCTGCGCGGCATCGGCGTGCGCATCGAGGACGACGTGGTGATCACGCCCACCGGCCACGAGAACCTCACGGCCGCGATCCCCAAGGAGATCGCCGACGTCGAGGCCTGGATGAGGAGCTAG